Proteins from one Candidatus Planktophila sp. genomic window:
- a CDS encoding type II toxin-antitoxin system Phd/YefM family antitoxin, translating to PKERELAGAKTHGASIGITQGINLYKLFSIWYDICMTDLSISEARAELSGAIALAEKRPVTISRHGKPIAVLITPSLYEKFVESMEELEDIVDFDKASTENDPSIPWEQVKKDLGLF from the coding sequence CCCAAGGAGCGCGAATTGGCCGGCGCTAAAACTCATGGAGCGAGTATAGGTATCACTCAGGGGATTAATTTGTACAAATTATTCAGTATTTGGTACGATATTTGCATGACCGATTTATCTATATCTGAAGCCCGAGCCGAACTATCTGGTGCCATTGCCTTGGCTGAAAAGCGGCCCGTTACTATCTCTAGACACGGCAAGCCAATCGCAGTCCTTATTACTCCCTCACTCTATGAAAAATTTGTTGAATCAATGGAAGAGCTTGAAGACATAGTGGATTTTGATAAGGCCTCAACTGAAAACGATCCATCGATTCCATGGGAGCAGGTTAAAAAGGACCTTGGATTGTTTTGA
- a CDS encoding type II toxin-antitoxin system RelE/ParE family toxin: MSRYTITVKKQAEKYLHTLPKRDRLRIIGVIELLGDNPLPPKALKLTGREGYRIRVGDYRIIYSFSSKQLSILIIKIGNRKAI, encoded by the coding sequence TTGAGTAGATACACAATTACAGTAAAAAAACAGGCCGAGAAATATCTCCACACGCTTCCAAAGAGAGATCGATTGAGGATAATCGGAGTGATTGAACTGCTCGGCGATAACCCACTACCGCCTAAAGCTTTGAAACTCACGGGCCGAGAGGGCTATCGCATCCGAGTTGGTGATTACCGGATTATCTACTCATTTAGCAGCAAGCAGTTAAGTATCCTCATCATCAAGATTGGTAATCGCAAAGCGATTTAG
- a CDS encoding DNA-processing protein DprA gives MSSIPQNELLQLLAMSIAPDKKTSTFKLIDDIRLSGGISAVWDQKFSTTLFEDEIGRKLLEDASDVIARSKTAGLRMLSCFDSDYPEQLATIHEMPAVIWIKGILKVETQALSVVGTRTPSEWALSYVADLIKGLRNSDVTIVSGLALGVDTCAHTEALKHGMRTVAILGNGLDISYPPTNMSLQNRIASEGLVLSQFQPGFSPTKYSFPMRNAVMSGYSRASLIVEAGENSGTRIQGRVAIAHGRSVILTQRVVDQTLWAKELSKHPGVFVAQNVSEAIDLALEYSQPIPQVVRELISQIV, from the coding sequence ATGAGCTCGATTCCGCAAAATGAACTCTTACAACTTCTGGCCATGTCCATTGCACCAGATAAGAAGACTTCTACGTTCAAACTAATTGACGATATTCGTCTCTCCGGAGGAATTAGCGCCGTATGGGATCAGAAGTTTTCAACCACGTTGTTTGAAGATGAAATTGGCCGGAAATTGCTCGAAGATGCAAGCGATGTTATTGCTAGATCAAAAACCGCAGGCTTAAGAATGCTTTCTTGTTTCGACTCAGATTATCCAGAGCAGTTAGCGACAATTCATGAAATGCCGGCGGTTATTTGGATCAAAGGTATCTTGAAAGTAGAGACTCAAGCTTTGAGCGTGGTGGGAACAAGAACACCATCGGAATGGGCACTGAGTTATGTGGCAGATTTGATTAAGGGTTTAAGAAATTCGGATGTTACAATAGTTTCTGGATTAGCTTTAGGTGTGGATACTTGCGCGCACACAGAGGCGCTGAAGCATGGTATGAGAACAGTTGCCATACTCGGAAACGGTCTTGATATTTCTTATCCACCAACAAATATGAGTTTACAAAACAGGATTGCTAGCGAGGGATTGGTTCTTTCTCAATTCCAACCAGGGTTTTCGCCCACTAAATACTCATTTCCGATGAGAAATGCCGTTATGTCTGGTTACAGTCGAGCCAGTCTAATTGTTGAGGCTGGTGAAAATAGTGGAACTCGAATTCAAGGTCGAGTAGCTATTGCTCATGGTCGTTCAGTAATTCTAACCCAACGAGTTGTAGACCAGACTCTTTGGGCAAAGGAGTTAAGTAAGCACCCAGGCGTATTTGTGGCACAAAATGTCTCTGAAGCCATTGATCTTGCTCTTGAATATTCACAACCTATTCCTCAAGTGGTTCGTGAACTAATATCTCAAATAGTTTAG
- a CDS encoding type II toxin-antitoxin system RelB/DinJ family antitoxin, with protein MLADSVVRARVNGKLKEEAADILAAAGLTLSDAYRMMLIRVVQDKALPFDPLIPNKKTIAAMKAARAGRVKKSKNLNDLFGELNANT; from the coding sequence ATGCTTGCAGATTCAGTAGTTCGAGCCCGCGTAAACGGCAAACTCAAAGAAGAAGCCGCCGACATTTTGGCCGCCGCCGGCCTCACCCTTTCTGATGCCTATCGAATGATGCTTATCCGTGTTGTGCAGGACAAAGCTCTGCCATTTGACCCACTTATTCCAAACAAAAAAACCATCGCCGCTATGAAGGCCGCACGAGCTGGGAGGGTGAAAAAATCTAAAAACCTTAATGATCTATTTGGCGAACTGAATGCGAACACTTGA